One Cervus canadensis isolate Bull #8, Minnesota chromosome 31, ASM1932006v1, whole genome shotgun sequence genomic region harbors:
- the LOC122432528 gene encoding selenide, water dikinase 2-like — protein sequence MAEVAATGAGGEAMAAVAAGEGSSGPVCSPLGRGFSNYRPFEPQALGLSPSWRLTGFSGMKGUGCKVPQETLLKLLAGLTRPEVLPAPGRGLVGGLEETAQEAGLPMRSEPSPPFPTLGIGMDSCVIPLRHGGLSLVQTTDFFYPLVEDPYMMGRIACANVLSDLYAMGVTECDNMLMLLSVSQSMPEEEREKITPLMIKGFRDAAEEGGTAVTGGQTVVNPWIIIGGVATVVCQPNEFILPDSAVVGDVLVLTKPLGTQVAVNAHQWLDNPERWNKIKMVVSREEVELGYQEAMFNMATLNRIAAGLMHTFNAHAATDITGFGILGHSQNLAKQQRNEVSFVIHNLPIIAKMAAISKASGRFGLLQGTSAETSGGLLICLPREQAARFCSEIKSSKYGEGHQAWIVGIVEKGNRTARIIDKPRVIEVLPRGATATPLAPENSSASSEPSL from the coding sequence ATGGCGGAAGTCGCGGCGACTGGCGCGGGCGGAGAGGCTATGGCGGCAGTGGCGGCCGGGGAAGGCTCCTCGGGCCCGGTGTGCTCGCCTCTAGGCCGGGGCTTCTCGAACTACCGGCCCTTCGAGCCCCAGGCGTTGGGTCTCAGCCCGAGCTGGCGTCTCACCGGCTTCTCTGGCATGAAGGGCTGAGGCTGCAAGGTCCCCCAGGAGACGCTGCTCAAACTCCTGGCGGGACTGACGCGACCGGAGGTGCTGCCCGCGCCGGGCCGGGGCCTGGTCGGAGGCCTTGAAGAGACGGCCCAGGAAGCCGGTCTGCCGATGAGGTCGGAACCCAGccctcctttccccaccctgGGCATTGGGATGGACTCCTGCGTCATACCTCTGAGACACGGGGGCCTGTCCCTGGTGCAGACCACCGACTTCTTTTACCCCCTGGTGGAAGATCCCTACATGATGGGGCGCATCGCGTGCGCCAACGTGCTGAGTGACCTCTACGCCATGGGCGTTACTGAGTGTGACAACATGTTGATGCTACTCAGCGTCAGCCAGAGTATGCCTGAGGAGGAGCGAGAAAAGATAACGCCACTCATGATTAAAGGTTTTCGGGATGCTGCCGAGGAAGGAGGGACTGCAGTGACTGGTGGGCAAACAGTGGTAAACCCTTGGATTATCATCGGTGGAGTTGCCACTGTGGTATGTCAACCAAATGAATTCATCCTGCCTGACAGCGCCGTTGTTGGGGATGTGCTCGTGTTAACCAAACCCTTAGGAACCCAGGTTGCCGTCAATGCCCACCAATGGCTGGATAATCCTGAACGATGGAATAAGATAAAGATGGTGGTCTCCAGAGAAGAGGTAGAGCTGGGTTATCAGGAAGCCATGTTCAACATGGCTACACTCAATAGAATTGCTGCCGGACTGATGCACACGTTTAATGCCCACGCAGCCACAGATATCACCGGCTTTGGCATTCTGGGTCACTCTCAGAACCTtgcaaaacaacaaagaaatgagGTCTCCTTTGTCATTCATAACCTGCCCATCATTGCCAAGATGGCTGCCATCAGCAAGGCCAGTGGGCGCTTCGGTCTCCTGCAAGGAACCTCAGCAGAAACTTCTGGGGGGCTACTGATTTGTCTGCCAAGAGAACAGGCAGCTCGCTTTTGTTCAGAAATCAAATCTTCAAAATATGGAGAGGGCCATCAAGCGTGGATCGTCGGTATTGTGGAAAAGGGAAACCGGACAGCCCGGATCATTGACAAGCCTCGCGTTATTGAGGTCCTGCCTCGTGGGGCCACTGCTACTCCTCTTGCTCCTGAGAACTCCAGTGCCTCCTCTGAGCCTAGCTTGTGA